A DNA window from Pseudarthrobacter sp. W1I19 contains the following coding sequences:
- a CDS encoding DEAD/DEAH box helicase: MQQEQGSMPGGASASGAPMGQFSRPTREWFLGAFSEPTPAQVGAWQAISSGSHALVVAPTGSGKTLAAFLWALDRLLVSGSTVSETPVPAPETPSRGRRPRAPKRKTRVLYISPLKALGVDVERNLRSPLIGITQTAKRLGLPAPLITVGVRSGDTTTADRRALLSNPPDILITTPESLFLMLTSRARETLTEVDTIIIDEVHAVAGTKRGAHLAVSLERLDALLPKAAQRIGLSATVEPRELVAQFLAGTAPVEIVAPPAKKNWDLTVSVPVEDMSDLQGAAGAFDSGPASGLQPQASIWPHVEEKIVDLVLANQSTIVFANSRRLSERLTARLNEIYAERQLVDAGGGWDDPVPRQPGVPASTATPAHMMAQAGSSAGADPVLARAHHGSVSKDQRALIEDDLKSGRLRCVVATSSLELGIDMGAVDLVVQVESPPSVASGLQRVGRAGHQVGEVSQGVLFPKHRADLVHTAITVERMLTGKIERLSIPANPLDILAQQTVAATALGSIDVEEWFATVRRSAPFASLPRSAFEATLDLLAGRYPSDEFAELRPRIIWDRNAGTIEGRPGAQRLAVTSGGTIPDRGLFGVYIIGTEVEGTASPSTDGKPAPAPKGGRRVGELDEEMVYESRVGDVFALGATSWKIEDITHDRVLVSPAFGQPGKLPFWKGDSLGRPVDLGRALGAFVRELSASDVGPATERCKASGLDDFAANNLIQYLSEQKQATEVVPNDTTLVVERFHDELGDWRVILHSPFGMPVHAPWALAVGQRLHQRYGLDGSAMAADDGIVLRVPMMEDEPPGAELFLFDPEELEQIVTAEVGGSALFASRFRECAARALLLPRQTPGKRQPLWQQRQRSAQLLDVARKYPTFPIVLETVRECLQDVYDLPALKDIAASVERRELRIVQTTTTQPSPFAKSLLFGYVAQFLYEGDSPLAERRAAALALDSTLLNELLGRVELRELLDAKVIEATERELQRLAPDRRARGLEGVADLLRLLGPLAPEEAAARLEPAVEAAQTEAAVNPVVEPAETEPADSPVVEPVETEPPETPVVEPVETIHASTETATAHLVALQRANRAIKVNIGGAERFAAVEDAARLRDAIGVPLPMGVPLAFIEPVADPLGDLVSRYARTHGPFTADEAAARLGLGVAVVSTALKRLAADGRVVEGEFRPHGGGSAAPDVPAVDAPEPDGQHPETQLPETQLPEAQNHIPVSEWCDAEVLRKLRRRSLAALRAEVEPVDASAYGRFLPAWQHVQTPGGGRGQPSLRGLDGIVTAIDQLSGVPVPASAWEPLILASRVSNYQPAMLDELMAAGEVLWSGAGALPGNDGWISLHLADSAELTLNPAIDYEPGDAQLRLLEHLRTNGGGYFFRQLTDVAGGMDSVLSDQEVVTALWDLAWAGRITGDTFAPVRALIAGGHTAHRQVARAPRARAPRLSRLGRSHGTGLMGSAGLGSGRYGASSTAVATPPMAAGRWSALPQPELDATIHARATAELLLDRYGVVTRGSVMAEQILGGFGLMYKVLARLEEAGRCRRGYFIEHLGAAQFAVPATVDRLRSYSEDTQLAKPEPVALALAATDPANPYGAALPWPAQHDDAGTGHRPGRKAGALVVLVDGALVLYVERGGKTLLAFSDDESILAAAGSALVGVVTRGAVDKLIMEKVNGHDILDTPVAAALSAAGAYSTPKGLRIRA, from the coding sequence GGGGACGGCGTCCCCGGGCGCCAAAACGCAAGACCCGTGTCCTGTACATTTCACCCCTGAAAGCGCTCGGCGTGGACGTGGAGCGGAACCTGCGCTCGCCGCTCATCGGTATCACCCAGACCGCCAAGCGGCTCGGGCTGCCCGCCCCGTTGATCACCGTTGGCGTCCGTTCCGGAGACACCACCACGGCGGACCGGCGCGCGCTGCTGAGCAACCCGCCGGACATCCTGATCACCACGCCGGAATCGCTGTTCCTGATGCTCACGTCCCGGGCCCGCGAAACCCTCACCGAGGTGGACACCATCATCATCGATGAGGTCCATGCAGTGGCCGGGACCAAGCGCGGTGCGCACCTGGCCGTCTCACTGGAGCGGCTGGATGCCCTGCTGCCCAAAGCGGCACAGCGGATCGGGCTCTCCGCCACCGTTGAGCCGCGGGAACTGGTGGCCCAGTTCCTGGCCGGGACCGCGCCGGTGGAAATCGTTGCCCCGCCGGCGAAGAAGAACTGGGACCTCACCGTTTCCGTCCCGGTGGAGGACATGTCTGACCTCCAGGGTGCCGCCGGCGCCTTCGATTCCGGCCCGGCGTCCGGGCTCCAGCCCCAGGCCTCGATCTGGCCGCACGTGGAGGAAAAGATCGTTGACCTGGTGCTGGCCAACCAGTCCACCATTGTTTTTGCCAACTCCCGCCGCCTGTCCGAACGGCTCACGGCCCGGCTCAACGAGATCTACGCCGAACGGCAGCTGGTGGATGCGGGCGGCGGCTGGGATGATCCCGTGCCCCGGCAGCCCGGCGTTCCCGCCTCCACTGCTACTCCGGCGCACATGATGGCCCAGGCAGGAAGCTCGGCCGGGGCGGACCCGGTGCTGGCGCGCGCCCACCACGGCTCCGTCTCAAAAGACCAGCGTGCCTTGATCGAGGACGACCTCAAGTCCGGCCGGCTGCGCTGCGTGGTGGCCACGTCATCCCTGGAACTTGGCATCGACATGGGTGCCGTGGACCTGGTGGTGCAGGTGGAATCGCCGCCGTCCGTGGCAAGCGGCCTGCAGCGGGTGGGCCGGGCCGGCCACCAGGTGGGCGAGGTTTCCCAAGGCGTCCTTTTCCCGAAGCACCGCGCAGACCTGGTGCATACGGCAATCACCGTGGAACGGATGCTGACCGGAAAGATCGAGCGCCTCAGCATCCCCGCCAACCCCCTGGACATCCTTGCCCAACAAACCGTGGCTGCCACCGCGCTGGGCAGCATCGATGTTGAGGAGTGGTTCGCCACCGTCCGCCGTTCAGCCCCGTTCGCGTCCCTCCCCCGGTCAGCCTTCGAGGCCACGCTGGACCTGCTGGCCGGCCGCTATCCGTCCGACGAGTTTGCCGAGCTGCGCCCCCGAATCATCTGGGACCGCAACGCCGGCACCATCGAAGGCCGGCCGGGCGCCCAGCGCCTGGCGGTCACCTCGGGCGGCACCATCCCGGACCGCGGCCTCTTCGGCGTCTACATCATTGGAACCGAGGTGGAGGGAACAGCCTCCCCCTCAACGGACGGCAAACCCGCTCCTGCGCCCAAGGGCGGCCGGCGCGTGGGGGAACTGGATGAGGAGATGGTGTACGAATCGCGTGTTGGCGACGTCTTCGCCCTCGGTGCCACCAGCTGGAAAATCGAGGACATCACGCACGACCGCGTCCTGGTCTCCCCCGCGTTCGGCCAGCCCGGAAAGCTGCCCTTCTGGAAGGGCGATTCCCTCGGCCGCCCCGTGGACCTGGGCCGCGCGCTGGGCGCCTTCGTCCGCGAATTGTCAGCGTCCGACGTCGGGCCCGCCACCGAACGCTGCAAGGCCAGCGGCCTGGACGACTTCGCCGCCAACAACCTCATCCAATATTTGAGCGAACAGAAACAGGCCACCGAGGTGGTGCCCAACGACACCACGCTGGTGGTGGAACGGTTCCACGACGAACTGGGCGACTGGCGGGTAATCCTGCACAGTCCCTTCGGCATGCCCGTCCATGCGCCGTGGGCTTTGGCGGTCGGCCAGCGGCTGCACCAGCGGTACGGCCTGGACGGTTCGGCCATGGCCGCCGACGACGGGATTGTGCTGCGGGTGCCCATGATGGAGGACGAGCCGCCCGGCGCCGAGCTGTTCCTGTTCGATCCCGAGGAACTGGAACAGATCGTCACCGCGGAAGTGGGCGGCAGCGCACTCTTCGCTTCGCGCTTCCGTGAATGTGCTGCGCGGGCCCTGTTGCTGCCGCGGCAGACTCCCGGCAAGCGGCAACCGCTGTGGCAGCAGCGGCAGAGGTCCGCCCAGTTGCTGGATGTGGCCCGGAAGTACCCCACCTTCCCTATCGTGCTGGAAACCGTGCGGGAATGCCTGCAGGATGTTTACGACCTCCCCGCACTGAAGGACATCGCAGCGTCCGTGGAGCGGCGCGAGCTGCGGATCGTGCAGACCACCACCACCCAGCCGTCACCCTTCGCAAAGTCACTCCTGTTCGGATACGTTGCCCAGTTCCTCTACGAGGGTGATTCGCCGCTCGCGGAGCGGCGGGCTGCGGCACTGGCCCTGGACTCCACGCTCCTGAACGAACTGCTGGGCCGCGTTGAGCTGCGGGAGTTGTTGGACGCGAAGGTTATCGAGGCTACCGAGCGGGAGTTGCAGCGCCTGGCGCCGGACCGTCGGGCGCGCGGGCTGGAGGGCGTGGCGGACCTGCTGCGGCTCCTTGGCCCGCTGGCGCCGGAGGAAGCTGCCGCAAGGCTGGAACCGGCGGTTGAGGCTGCCCAAACCGAGGCTGCCGTAAACCCGGTGGTTGAGCCCGCCGAAACCGAGCCTGCAGACTCCCCGGTGGTTGAGCCTGTCGAAACCGAGCCACCCGAAACCCCGGTGGTTGAGCCTGTCGAAACCATCCATGCCAGCACGGAAACAGCCACCGCCCACCTGGTGGCCCTGCAGCGCGCCAACCGCGCCATCAAGGTGAACATCGGTGGGGCGGAACGGTTCGCTGCGGTTGAGGATGCCGCCCGCCTCCGGGATGCCATCGGCGTGCCCCTGCCCATGGGGGTTCCGCTCGCGTTCATCGAACCCGTGGCTGATCCTTTGGGCGACCTCGTCTCCCGGTATGCCCGGACGCACGGACCTTTTACGGCGGACGAAGCAGCAGCCCGCTTGGGCCTGGGTGTGGCTGTGGTCAGCACTGCCCTGAAACGCCTCGCCGCCGACGGCCGGGTGGTGGAAGGCGAATTCCGGCCCCACGGCGGTGGGTCTGCGGCACCCGACGTTCCAGCCGTGGATGCACCAGAACCTGATGGCCAGCACCCCGAGACTCAACTCCCTGAGACGCAACTCCCGGAGGCACAAAACCACATCCCCGTCAGCGAATGGTGTGATGCCGAGGTGCTCCGCAAGCTGCGGCGGCGGTCCCTGGCAGCATTACGCGCCGAGGTGGAACCGGTGGACGCGTCCGCCTATGGCCGGTTCCTGCCGGCGTGGCAGCACGTCCAGACTCCCGGCGGCGGCCGCGGGCAGCCGTCGCTCCGCGGACTGGACGGCATCGTCACCGCCATCGACCAGCTCTCCGGAGTCCCTGTTCCCGCCTCCGCCTGGGAGCCGCTCATCCTGGCCAGCCGGGTATCCAACTACCAGCCCGCCATGCTCGACGAGCTCATGGCCGCCGGCGAGGTGCTCTGGTCCGGGGCCGGCGCCTTGCCGGGCAACGATGGCTGGATCAGCCTGCACCTGGCCGACTCGGCGGAGCTGACCCTGAACCCTGCCATCGACTACGAACCCGGGGACGCCCAACTGCGGCTCCTGGAGCACCTGCGCACCAACGGCGGCGGCTACTTCTTCCGGCAGCTGACAGACGTGGCCGGCGGCATGGACTCCGTCCTGAGCGACCAGGAAGTTGTGACCGCACTGTGGGACCTGGCATGGGCGGGCCGCATCACCGGCGACACCTTCGCGCCGGTGCGGGCACTGATCGCCGGGGGCCACACCGCCCACCGGCAGGTCGCCCGTGCCCCACGCGCCCGGGCCCCACGCCTGAGCCGGCTGGGGCGTTCGCACGGCACCGGACTAATGGGCTCTGCTGGCCTGGGCAGCGGCCGCTACGGCGCGTCCTCAACGGCAGTAGCCACTCCTCCCATGGCAGCAGGCCGGTGGTCCGCGCTTCCGCAGCCCGAACTGGACGCCACCATCCACGCCCGCGCCACCGCAGAGCTCCTGCTGGACCGCTATGGCGTGGTGACCCGCGGTTCGGTGATGGCAGAGCAAATCCTGGGCGGATTCGGCCTGATGTACAAGGTCCTTGCCCGGCTGGAGGAGGCCGGCCGGTGCCGCCGCGGCTACTTCATCGAACACCTCGGCGCGGCGCAGTTCGCCGTTCCCGCAACCGTGGACCGGCTGCGTTCGTATTCGGAGGACACCCAGCTCGCCAAGCCGGAACCCGTTGCCCTCGCCCTGGCTGCCACGGATCCTGCCAACCCTTACGGCGCTGCCCTCCCCTGGCCCGCCCAGCATGACGACGCCGGAACGGGCCACCGTCCCGGACGCAAAGCCGGTGCACTGGTGGTACTGGTGGACGGGGCGCTGGTCCTCTACGTGGAACGGGGCGGCAAGACCCTGCTGGCGTTCAGCGACGACGAGAGCATCCTGGCCGCGGCCGGCTCGGCCCTGGTGGGCGTGGTGACCCGCGGCGCCGTGGACAAGCTGATTATGGAGAAAGTCAACGGGCACGACATCCTGGATACTCCGGTTGCAGCCGCCCTCAGTGCGGCCGGGGCCTACTCCACACCCAAGGGGTTGAGGATCCGTGCCTGA
- a CDS encoding Fpg/Nei family DNA glycosylase yields the protein MPEGDSVWRAAHQLHQALAGQKLVASDFRVPRFATLNLAGWTVAEVVPRGKHLLMRVVSPEDKKLTIHSHLKMEGAWQVYPPGGKWRKPGYTARCVLRTPVADAVGFSLGIVEVVATADEDSIVGFLGPDLLGPDWDLDEAERRVRAAPDVPIGVALLDQRNLAGIGNIYRCETCFLSGVHPALPVSAVEDVRTLMTDAKQLLEINLGPGRRVTILNPKGMPVGRMAGRPGYWVYGREHRPCLKCGTPVRRGTLGKPNGEEERDIYFCPRCQPVPG from the coding sequence GTGCCTGAGGGGGATTCCGTCTGGCGCGCCGCCCACCAGCTGCACCAGGCCCTGGCCGGACAAAAACTGGTGGCCTCGGACTTCCGGGTACCGCGCTTCGCCACCCTGAACCTCGCCGGCTGGACCGTGGCCGAGGTAGTCCCCCGCGGCAAGCACCTGCTGATGCGGGTGGTAAGCCCGGAGGACAAGAAGCTCACCATCCACTCGCACCTGAAGATGGAAGGCGCCTGGCAGGTCTACCCGCCCGGCGGTAAGTGGCGGAAACCGGGCTACACCGCCAGGTGCGTGCTGCGCACCCCGGTGGCGGACGCCGTCGGGTTCTCCCTGGGGATCGTCGAAGTTGTGGCCACCGCAGACGAAGACTCCATTGTCGGTTTTCTCGGCCCGGACCTGCTGGGTCCGGACTGGGATCTCGACGAAGCAGAGCGGCGGGTACGGGCAGCTCCGGACGTTCCCATCGGCGTGGCGCTGCTGGACCAGCGCAACCTCGCCGGCATCGGCAACATCTACCGCTGCGAAACGTGTTTCCTGTCCGGGGTGCATCCGGCGTTGCCCGTATCCGCCGTCGAGGACGTCCGGACCCTGATGACCGACGCGAAGCAACTGCTGGAGATCAACCTCGGCCCCGGCCGGCGCGTCACCATCCTCAACCCCAAAGGGATGCCGGTGGGCAGGATGGCGGGGCGGCCGGGGTACTGGGTCTACGGCCGGGAGCACCGGCCCTGCCTCAAATGCGGGACCCCCGTGCGGCGCGGCACCCTCGGCAAACCCAACGGCGAGGAAGAACGGGACATCTACTTCTGCCCGCGCTGCCAGCCGGTGCCAGGCTAG
- a CDS encoding YitT family protein: MLTRRLLQLFIGLAMYGISLAMFIRAGLGLDPWDVFHQGVAGRTGLSIGAVVIIVSFLVLLLWIPLRQRPGFGTLCNAVLVGVFADIGLALIPAFSHLGGQIGMLAGAVLLNAIASACYIGARFGPGPRDGLMTGLARRTGWSVRVSRTLIEVVVLAAGWFLGGSVGVGTVVYALAIGPLVQLLMPVFMVPAALPAEPDPQEGVAAATAPGAAARR; encoded by the coding sequence ATGTTGACCCGCAGACTCCTCCAGCTCTTTATCGGCCTCGCCATGTACGGCATTTCCCTTGCCATGTTCATCCGCGCGGGCCTTGGCCTCGACCCGTGGGATGTCTTCCATCAGGGCGTGGCGGGCAGAACCGGTCTCAGCATCGGGGCGGTGGTCATTATCGTGAGCTTCCTGGTGCTGCTGCTGTGGATCCCACTGCGCCAGCGGCCAGGGTTCGGCACGTTGTGCAACGCCGTGCTGGTGGGCGTCTTCGCGGACATCGGCCTGGCCCTGATCCCGGCCTTCTCCCACTTGGGTGGTCAGATCGGCATGCTGGCTGGCGCCGTCCTCCTCAATGCAATCGCTTCCGCCTGCTACATCGGTGCGCGGTTCGGCCCCGGTCCCCGTGACGGCCTGATGACCGGGCTGGCCCGGCGGACGGGATGGTCAGTGAGGGTGTCCCGCACCTTGATTGAAGTTGTGGTTCTCGCTGCCGGATGGTTCCTCGGCGGCTCGGTGGGGGTTGGCACTGTTGTTTACGCCCTTGCCATCGGTCCGCTGGTCCAGTTGCTGATGCCGGTGTTTATGGTGCCCGCGGCGCTGCCGGCCGAGCCCGACCCACAGGAGGGCGTAGCCGCTGCCACCGCTCCGGGTGCCGCCGCGCGGCGCTAG
- a CDS encoding PLP-dependent aminotransferase family protein, whose amino-acid sequence MMSSLTASALARLLGAWNLGNAPAYRELADVVRLLVLDGRVALDTALPSERALAEVLAVSRTTVTAAYGLLRDQGFLSSGQGSRSRTRIPRTTTAGTTAHRGPLPNTPDSGGLAAAALAPGLAAPGLAAPQGLIDLAYSSLPASGELVHRAFAAALTELPALLPGFGYDAMGLLPLREAVAARYSAAGVSTTADQVLVTSGAQHALNVVLRALTSRNDRVVVEHPSYPNALDAIRAAGCRAVPVAFAAPVVGKPEGRTTVAWDMHGLQAALAQQRPRLAYLVPDFHNPTGQLMPDLQRRQLVRAAAAAGTTLVVDETLRELNLDGAATTPVAAFSPAVVTIGTLSKSHWGGLRTGWIRASQELIQQFAAARTSLDLGGPVMEQLAAAHLIRAMDEPLPARLAALRDNRAALLELLAGHLPGWETLYPSGGLSAWCRLPAPISTALTVIAPDFGIRLAAGPRFGVGGAFERYLRVPFTLPPEKLETAVLALLSAQDRLDAAPQLRRSLKNAPAVAIA is encoded by the coding sequence CTGATGTCTTCCCTGACCGCATCAGCCCTTGCCCGCCTCCTGGGCGCGTGGAACCTCGGCAACGCCCCCGCCTACCGCGAGCTGGCCGACGTCGTACGCCTTCTGGTGCTCGACGGAAGAGTGGCACTGGACACGGCCCTTCCCAGCGAGCGCGCCCTCGCCGAAGTCCTGGCCGTCAGCCGGACCACCGTCACCGCGGCCTACGGCCTGCTCCGCGACCAGGGATTCCTCAGCAGCGGGCAGGGCAGCAGGAGCCGGACCAGGATCCCGCGCACGACGACGGCCGGCACCACAGCGCACAGGGGGCCTCTGCCGAATACGCCGGATTCAGGCGGGCTTGCTGCGGCCGCACTCGCACCGGGACTAGCCGCACCCGGTTTGGCAGCGCCGCAGGGACTGATCGACCTGGCGTATTCATCCTTGCCGGCCAGCGGCGAACTGGTCCACCGGGCGTTCGCAGCAGCGCTGACCGAGCTGCCCGCCCTGCTCCCGGGCTTCGGCTATGACGCCATGGGCCTGCTTCCCCTGCGGGAAGCGGTGGCAGCACGGTATTCCGCAGCCGGTGTATCTACCACTGCGGACCAGGTCCTGGTTACCTCCGGAGCGCAGCACGCCCTGAACGTCGTCCTCCGGGCCCTCACCAGCCGGAATGACCGGGTTGTGGTGGAACACCCGAGCTATCCGAACGCCCTGGACGCCATCCGCGCAGCCGGGTGCCGTGCCGTGCCGGTAGCCTTCGCAGCGCCAGTCGTCGGCAAACCAGAGGGTCGGACAACCGTTGCCTGGGACATGCACGGACTCCAGGCCGCGCTGGCGCAGCAGCGGCCCAGGCTGGCATATCTGGTGCCGGACTTCCACAACCCCACAGGGCAGCTCATGCCGGACCTCCAGCGCCGCCAGCTCGTCAGGGCTGCCGCGGCCGCCGGGACCACCCTGGTAGTGGATGAGACGCTGCGGGAGCTGAATCTCGACGGCGCAGCCACCACGCCCGTCGCAGCTTTCAGCCCGGCGGTGGTCACCATCGGAACACTCAGCAAGTCGCACTGGGGCGGCCTTCGCACGGGATGGATCCGGGCCTCGCAGGAGCTGATCCAACAGTTTGCCGCGGCCCGGACCTCCCTGGACCTCGGCGGGCCGGTGATGGAACAGCTGGCCGCCGCCCACCTGATCCGGGCCATGGACGAGCCACTCCCGGCGCGCCTTGCCGCCCTCCGGGACAACCGGGCAGCCCTGCTGGAACTTCTCGCCGGACACTTGCCGGGGTGGGAAACGCTCTACCCCTCCGGCGGGCTGTCTGCGTGGTGCAGGCTTCCGGCCCCCATCAGCACCGCCCTGACGGTGATCGCCCCGGATTTCGGCATCCGGCTGGCTGCAGGTCCGCGCTTCGGCGTTGGCGGCGCCTTCGAACGTTACCTCCGGGTACCGTTCACCCTGCCGCCGGAAAAACTGGAAACCGCAGTCCTGGCACTGCTGTCAGCCCAGGACCGGCTGGATGCAGCCCCCCAGCTCCGGCGCAGCCTCAAAAACGCCCCCGCCGTGGCTATTGCCTGA
- a CDS encoding DUF4188 domain-containing protein: MVHSVFPGRYTADPGRESVTVFLIGMRANRWWKLGTISKVASAMPRMLQHLAADPASGMLGYQQWFGRTTMLLSYWESPEHLRKFAADRESPHLEPWRRFMKETAGSGDVGVWHETYQVPAAGIEVIYNGMPLFGLAKATAHVPVGAGTNSSKQRMGRFGRQSAPVRQ; the protein is encoded by the coding sequence ATGGTGCACAGTGTCTTTCCGGGCCGGTACACCGCCGATCCCGGCCGGGAATCAGTGACGGTTTTCCTGATCGGTATGCGGGCCAACCGGTGGTGGAAGCTGGGAACAATCAGCAAGGTGGCGAGCGCCATGCCCCGGATGCTCCAGCATCTGGCCGCGGATCCGGCGTCCGGGATGCTGGGGTACCAGCAATGGTTTGGCCGTACCACCATGCTGCTCAGCTACTGGGAAAGCCCGGAACACCTGCGGAAATTTGCCGCGGACCGGGAGTCCCCCCACCTGGAGCCCTGGCGCCGGTTTATGAAGGAGACGGCCGGCAGTGGCGACGTGGGCGTCTGGCACGAGACCTATCAGGTGCCGGCCGCGGGGATCGAGGTCATCTACAACGGGATGCCCCTCTTTGGGCTGGCCAAGGCCACTGCCCATGTTCCTGTGGGAGCCGGGACCAATAGCTCCAAGCAGCGGATGGGCCGGTTTGGCAGGCAGTCGGCGCCGGTCAGGCAATAG
- a CDS encoding TetR-like C-terminal domain-containing protein: MARPVIHNDSLRQELLAVTAELVDRDGPAKVTLRDVAATARTSTTAVYSLFGGKSQLLTAVVDHGFRSFRDSQVAAAPAGLQGLGLAYRAWAVEHPALYRLMFGGALAAYVDCQPSPEVAAGAMDPLMEAVASAQASGALRAEPVEVVAFAIWGQVHGLVSLELAQVGPPDADWAAAYNSALDAIARGWAA, from the coding sequence ATGGCAAGACCTGTGATCCACAACGATTCCCTGCGTCAGGAACTGCTCGCTGTCACCGCTGAACTGGTGGACCGTGACGGGCCCGCCAAGGTGACGCTGCGCGATGTGGCAGCAACCGCACGGACGTCCACCACCGCCGTCTACTCGCTGTTCGGCGGTAAATCCCAACTCCTCACCGCCGTGGTGGACCACGGGTTCCGGTCCTTCCGGGACTCCCAGGTGGCCGCAGCCCCGGCGGGGCTGCAGGGCCTCGGCCTGGCCTACCGTGCCTGGGCAGTGGAGCACCCGGCGCTTTACCGGCTGATGTTCGGCGGCGCCCTGGCCGCGTACGTGGATTGCCAGCCGAGCCCGGAAGTCGCCGCCGGAGCCATGGATCCGCTGATGGAAGCGGTGGCTTCCGCCCAGGCGTCGGGCGCCCTGCGGGCTGAGCCTGTGGAAGTGGTGGCCTTCGCCATCTGGGGCCAGGTGCACGGCCTGGTGAGCCTGGAACTGGCGCAGGTTGGCCCGCCCGACGCCGACTGGGCCGCCGCCTACAACTCCGCCTTGGATGCCATAGCCCGTGGCTGGGCCGCCTGA
- a CDS encoding SRPBCC domain-containing protein produces the protein MTDKREFEIVYDTELPGTPERVWEAVTAGTPAWMFPTDQWPDVKTVEEYPSHLVSRMDGPDGWFNQLEHVLEPLEGGRARLHYVHSGIFADNWDGQYDGATRHTEFYLHTLGQYLQYFDGRPVVFTDIQAPAASQNPDGFAQLRRALGVKASAAGSQVELELDGVGRLSGEVDFSNEHFLGIRTSDALYRFFGRNAFGAPVGMTVHDFSGAGDTETTAKAWGNFLEKVYA, from the coding sequence ATGACTGACAAGCGCGAATTCGAGATCGTCTACGACACCGAGCTGCCCGGCACGCCGGAGCGGGTGTGGGAGGCCGTGACTGCAGGGACTCCGGCCTGGATGTTCCCCACAGACCAGTGGCCGGACGTCAAAACCGTCGAGGAATACCCGAGCCATCTCGTGTCCAGGATGGATGGCCCGGACGGCTGGTTCAACCAGCTCGAGCACGTCCTGGAACCGCTTGAGGGCGGCCGCGCGCGCCTGCACTACGTGCACAGCGGGATCTTTGCGGACAACTGGGACGGGCAGTACGACGGCGCCACCCGCCACACCGAGTTCTACCTCCACACTTTGGGCCAGTACCTGCAGTATTTTGACGGCCGTCCCGTGGTCTTCACGGATATCCAGGCGCCCGCGGCTTCGCAGAACCCGGACGGCTTTGCGCAGCTGCGCAGGGCCCTGGGCGTGAAAGCCTCCGCCGCGGGGTCGCAGGTGGAGCTGGAGCTCGACGGCGTGGGCCGGCTGAGCGGCGAAGTGGACTTCTCCAACGAGCACTTCCTGGGGATCCGCACCTCGGACGCGCTCTACCGGTTCTTCGGACGCAACGCCTTTGGTGCGCCGGTGGGAATGACCGTCCACGATTTCAGCGGGGCCGGCGATACCGAAACCACTGCCAAGGCCTGGGGCAACTTCCTGGAGAAGGTGTACGCCTAA
- a CDS encoding helix-turn-helix domain-containing protein, giving the protein MLDIAVIEDPAAAEASLDPVRTRILHELSSPGSATQIAVKVGLPRQKVNYHLKTLERHGLVELVEERRKGNVTERVLQATAASYLISPQALSSVSPDPHRFSDRFSAFWLLALAGRMVQEMGQLIAGAAAARQKLATFAIDGEITFRTAADRAAFAEELGVAVTRLVDKYHDGGATSAAGASGGRCHRLVVALHPVLKAGNPTTTVPKTTKETPESPETPTAKEQDND; this is encoded by the coding sequence ATGTTGGACATAGCAGTCATCGAGGACCCCGCGGCGGCCGAAGCTTCCCTGGATCCTGTGCGCACCCGGATCCTGCACGAGCTGTCCAGTCCCGGCTCGGCCACGCAGATCGCGGTCAAGGTGGGGCTGCCCCGCCAGAAGGTCAACTACCACCTCAAGACGCTCGAGCGGCATGGGCTGGTGGAGCTGGTGGAGGAGCGGCGCAAGGGGAACGTGACCGAGCGGGTGCTCCAGGCCACTGCGGCGTCCTACCTGATATCACCGCAGGCCCTGTCCTCGGTATCGCCGGATCCACACCGGTTCTCGGACCGCTTCTCAGCCTTCTGGCTGCTGGCACTTGCCGGCCGGATGGTCCAGGAGATGGGCCAGCTGATCGCCGGCGCCGCCGCTGCCCGGCAAAAGCTGGCCACGTTCGCCATCGACGGCGAGATTACCTTCCGGACCGCCGCTGACCGTGCCGCCTTCGCGGAGGAGCTGGGCGTGGCGGTCACCCGGCTGGTGGACAAGTATCACGACGGCGGTGCCACCTCAGCTGCGGGGGCATCAGGCGGCAGGTGCCACCGGCTGGTGGTGGCGCTGCACCCCGTCCTCAAGGCAGGCAACCCCACAACAACCGTTCCAAAAACAACCAAGGAAACCCCGGAAAGCCCGGAAACCCCTACAGCAAAGGAGCAGGACAATGACTGA